In Phocoena phocoena chromosome 8, mPhoPho1.1, whole genome shotgun sequence, the following are encoded in one genomic region:
- the P2RY2 gene encoding P2Y purinoceptor 2, whose protein sequence is MATGPGLWNGTINGTWDGDELGYKCRFNENFKYVLLPVSYGVVCVLGLCLNAVALYIFLCRLKTWNASTTYMFHLAMSDALYAASLPLLVYYYARGDHWPFSTVLCKLVRFLFYTNLYCSILFLTCISVHRCLGVLRPLRSLRWGRARYARRVAVAVWVLVLACQAPVLYFVTTSARGGRITCHDTSAPELFSHFVAYSSITLSLLFAVPFAIILVCYVLMARRLLKPTHGTTGGLPRAKRKSVRTIAVVLAVFALCFLPFHVTRTLYYSFRSLDLSCHTLNAINMAYKITRPLASANSCLDPVLYFLAGQRLVRFARDAKPPTDPTPTTQLRRRLGLHRFNRTDTKRTEDSASSENSRQIESTPPGSENTKDIRL, encoded by the coding sequence ATGGCCACAGGCCCGGGCCTCTGGAATGGCACCATCAATGGCACCTGGGATGGGGATGAGCTGGGCTACAAGTGCCGCTTCAATGAGAACTTCAAGTACGTGCTACTGCCTGTGTCCTACGGCGTGGTGTGCGTGCTCGGGCTGTGTCTGAACGCCGTGGCTCTCTACATCTTCCTGTGCCGCCTCAAGACCTGGAACGCCTCCACCACATACATGTTCCACTTGGCCATGTCGGACGCGCTGTACGCGGCCTCCCTGCCCCTGCTGGTCTATTACTACGCCCGCGGTGACCACTGGCCCTTCAGCACAGTGCTCTGCAAGCTGGTGCGCTTCCTCTTCTACACCAACCTTTACTGCAGCATCCTCTTCCTCACGTGCATCAGCGTGCACCGATGCCTGGGTGTCCTGCGTCCACTGCGCTCGCTACGCTGGGGCCGGGCCCGCTACGCCCGCAGGGTGGCCGTCGCCGTGTGGGTGCTGGTGCTGGCCTGCCAGGCACCCGTGCTTTACTTCGTCACCACCAGTGCACGTGGTGGCCGCATTACCTGCCACGACACCTCGGCACCCGAGCTCTTCAGCCACTTCGTGGCCTACAGCTCCATCACGCTGAGCCTGCTCTTCGCGGTGCCCTTCGCCATCATCCTGGTCTGTTATGTGCTCATGGCTCGGCGGCTGCTAAAGCCAACCCACGGGACCACGGGAGGCCTGCCGCGGGCCAAGCGCAAGTCGGTGCGCACCATTGCCGTGGTGCTAGCTGTCTTCGCCCTCTGCTTCCTGCCTTTCCACGTCACCCGCACCCTCTACTACTCCTTCCGCTCACTGGACCTCAGCTGCCACACCCTCAACGCCATCAACATGGCTTACAAGATCACCCGGCCGCTGGCCAGCGCCAACAGTTGCCTTGACCCTGTGCTCTACTTCCTGGCTGGGCAGAGGCTCGTGCGCTTTGCTCGGGATGCCAAGCCACCCACAGACCCCACCCCTACCACCCAGCTTCGCCGCAGGCTGGGCCTGCATAGGTTCAACAGAACTGACACTAAGAGGACAGAAGACTCGGCCAGCAGTGAGAACTCTAGACAGATAGAGTCCACACCGCCTGGTAGTGAAAACACTAAGGACATCCGGCTGTAG